CATGGGCTATCAGCGTGTGGGTCGGCACCCAGGGCCAAGCGGAGGCTCCAGCCTCCGACGTGGGGAGTGCGGGAGGCGGCCCCATGGGGAGCCCCTCCCGTCCCGGAGGTGGATGCAGAGTGGGTTTCGTGGACACCGTGGGTGCCTGCACACGTCCGGCGCACGGTAACGTGGGCCGCCTCTAAGTGCGGCTCATGGAGGTGACGTGACCCGGGGCCTCTCGTAGGTCGGTACTGGGAGATGGTGCAGAGGCTGAAGATCAATCAGTTCTATGGCGCCCCGACGGCCTTCCGGCTGCTGCTGAAATTCGAGGATTCCTGGGTGAAGAAGTATGACCGCTCCTCCCTGCGGACCCTGGGCTCAGGTGAGCGGCTGCAGGAGCCATGTGTGTGCCAGAGCCAGCGCAGGTCTCCGGATGGTTTCATCACAAAGGCTGTGTCTGCGCTGAGTTCACGTGATGCGCTGCAGCCAGTAGAAAGCAGATGTCCCACGTGGAAGCCCCTTCTGGGAGCCCACAGCCGTTAAGGGTCTGGGGCTCAGCATTGTGATGTTGTCTGTGCTCCATCTTCGTTATGAAAACTCACCACCGTTGGAAGGTCAGGCCCGAGCCCTTTCCCTAGTGGCTGCCCAGGCTCTCACCCCCTGCTGTTCCCAGCGCTGTCATCAGTGCCATTCTGCCCTTGGGTGCGTGTTTCCAGGCAGGGAGGGAGTTGTGAGGTCAAAGGTTATCTCCACTCGTAATCAGGATAGATGTCGCCAAGTCATGTGAGAGCGTTTTGGAAAGGTGACCTGGGTTACCCTGAGTTGAGGTGGTCCCGGGAGGTGGAAGGCGCCAGGCCTGTTCTCCTGCAGGGGATTCGGTTACTAAGGAAGCAGTACGCAGGTGACAAGGCAGGTGCTCAGAGCGCTCTGCTGCGCGTCCCCCAGGCCAGGGGCGGGCTCCTATGGGCCTCACTCTACAAGGGCTGTGACCAGAGCCACTCTCTGGTTGGACCAGGCAGCAGCGAGTGTGCAGGGACCCCCTACTCCCCCCAGGGGGTCCTCACCAGCTGGCTGGGCTCTGTGTAGCTTGGGGGCACCCCTGCTGCATAACCAGCTCCAACAGCAGAGCCCTGCGGGGGTTTCCTGAGACCAGGGTATTGTCGAGGAAAATAATCAGTAACCAATCTATAATAAGAATAGAAGAGAATTTTATTATTCAAACCAAGCTGAGGACTATAGCTCTAAGGGAACTGCTCCAGAGAAGCacggttttcagcagttttatcaggacaaagaacatcaaacaagtcagggatacattccttcaaggtttcaaaaaagCAGATCAGCACGTACACAGAGAGTCAGTATAGCCTTGGCtctgggaagggagtcttatcatcaAAGGAGTCCCAGCATTGGCGTCCCAGGGAGGCATTTATCTCTATCTTcagacattctttacttctggacagcgtgcccttttctttaatgattaacgCAGATGTGCAGTGTACGTTTGGCAGGCTGTTCCAGTTAGCATAAGGTCTGAGTTAAATGGTGTGtgagccagaatgacttccccgcACCTCGACGTGTGGACGTTTCTTCCATCAGCATCAGTGAGCCGTGCTGGCAGGTGGGTGAATAGCACGGCGGTTCCTGCACCTGGGACAATTCATGCCTTGGCCGGTGGTGGTCCCTCACGAACGTGCCACGATTCACTTTGCCATTCTCCTCTCCACGGACAGTTTTTAGCTCTTGGCCATGGGAACATCCTCGTCCGTGTCCGCTTCTGGGGGTGGGTGCCTGGAGCGACCTCCTCCAGTCACAGGACGAGTGTGTCTGGCTTTATAGTGGGTTCCCTCACCAGCAGGCGTCCAAAGCAGTTGCAACGGGTGTGTGCACTTCTAAACGGGAAGAGAAACACTCCAATCGCTCTCCAAACTGCACTCCAGCAGTGTGTGTGGTGTTGTTTCCTCCACACTCTTGCCAACTTCTTGGTTTTTGACCCTCTGATGGTGAAaatatctcattgtcatttgtgttctTCCATAGCCATAAACCTGATGATCTCACTGCTTTTTCAAGTCTCCTTTTGTGTCTTTTGGGAAAATTATAGAGCTGTTTTCGTCGTGAAATCAGCTCCTTTTGGTTTCAGCCTTTTTGAGGTCTCTTAACATCTTCTCTCTCTCGTGTGGGTGCAGTGGGAGAGCCGATCAACCAGGAGGCCTGGGAGTGGCTGCACAGGGTGGTGGGGGACAGCCGGTGCACGCTGGTGGACACCTGGTGGCAGACAGGTGAGCACGTCcccgggggaggggcagggagcgcGGAGCATCAGCTCAACGGGCGCCTGGCGTGTGGGGAGAGGAAGCTCGGGGCAGCAGCTGCCGCTCTGCAGCTGTGAGACATGGGTGCGAAGGcttccctgagcctctgtttcctcatctgtaaggtgggGCCCGGGAGGGGGCGGAGGGGCGACACAGGGCCCCGCGAAGGTTCCCTTCCTTGGCGGCCCACCTCCTGAACCCGGTGTGGCCCAGTGATGGGTCCTGCTGTTTAAGCGATCTTGAGTCTAGATTTGGATCTAGAGGGAAAGGAGTTTTTTCTGCGCCACTGTGTTTTGATTTGCCCCCCTCGTCTGGGGTGTCTGACTTATCAGGATTTGGGGGGCAAGAGACCGCCACTGACGTAATAAACGTGGCTGAGGCCTCGTCCTTCAAGAAGCCAGGAAGTGAGACGTTCCCAGTGGCGCGGGCCTCATGGTTCAGGAAGGCCCCGGATGTTCCCTACAGCAGAGTCTTGGGGGGGGCCCTTCCCATGCAGGCTGATGGAGGCCGGAGCCAGAGGAATGCCTGGGGGCAGGACCCATGGGCGTTCTTTCCCTCCGCCTTCCTTTCCGCCGTCCCTGTGTCCCCACAGCACGGGATGGGGGCCGTGGCTCCTGGAGCTGAACCTGGCCCCCGGCCCGCTCTCATTTCCACAGTGGAGGGGACCGGCACCCAAGCCTGGTTTCTCCTCAGAGGTCCTTTTGTCACTGGGGGCTGTTTCCTTGCCCCGGACGGGCAGGTCTACCCCCTCCCACTCTGGAGAGCAGCCGTGTGTGTGGACCCTGTGTCCATATGGTCTGGATACACGTGTCAGTAGCCCCAGGCCCACTGGTGTTTCTTCCTGTACCGCCCGCAGAAACGGGGGGCATCTGCATCTCGCCGCGGCCCTCGGAGGAGGGGGCAAAAATCCTGCCCTGCATGGCGATGAGGCCCTTGTTTGGCATCGTCCCTGTTCTCATGGACGAGAAGGTGAGTCTCCCCGTCCAtgtgcccccccccgcccccccccccccgcccccctggcCTCGGCTGCCCTCCCCCGTCGCGCGGCACCCACTGCAGGGTCTCCTCTCAGAGGAGAAAGCTCCGGGCAGCTCCCTCTGGGGCACTTGTCCTGTTCCTGCGTTGGGCCTGGCAGTTCGGAGAACGCGAGATGGTCACTCCTTCTGTCTCCCCATCTCCCGGGTCTGCAGGGAAATGTCCTGAAGGGTGGAGGTGTGTCCGGGGCTCTGTGCCTGTCCCAGGCCTGGCCAGGCATGGCCCGGACCATCTTCGGAGATCACCAGCGATTCATGGACGCCTACTTCGAGGCCTACCCGGGTGAGCCTTTCCTGCCACCGCTGGACTCGGTCTCAGAACCGTTTCCGAGGGGCCGGGGGTTGCGTGaactctccctcctttccttacCTCTGAGCCAGGAGCGGTCCAGCTTGGGGTTCTCCCAGGGGCTCAGGCCATGGGCTCCCAGGAGAAGAGCAGGACGCCACCTTGGTGACAATCGCGGTGGCTCCAGGCCTCCCCCCGGTCTCCGTGTCGTTGTCTCCCCGGCTTGTGTCGTGTCGTTGGGTGGGAGTTCACGTACACGTGTGCCCCTGGGAACCGATGCTCTGCATTCGCAAGCATGTCAGCGACACTCACCCTTGGGGAAGCTCGAGTGGGCTCCTCGTATCTTCTGCTTCCAGACGTTCGCAGCCTCCTGCTGTCTGGCAGCCCCTCTGCCCTTTACTGGCACCAGCTTAGCAGCACCAGAGAGGTGTCTCCATGGGGGGGGGTTGCGTCAGCAGGGGGTCTTCGGTGCTTCTTCCTGTCCAGGGGGTGTCCCTCATGGAAGGACGGGAGCCCCGCTGGGTCCCAGTTCGGAGCTGGTGCTGAATCCCCCTCTGTGGTGCAGGCTACTACTTCACAGGAGACGGGGCTTACCGAACTGAGGACGGCTACTACCAGATCACGGGGCGGATGGACGATGTCATCAACATCAGCGGCCACCGGCTGGGGACGGCGGAGATTGAGGACGCCATGGTGAGCCCAGCCGGCCTCCGTGCCCTGCACCGCCACCGGCTGCCGCTGCCTGGGGTCTGGGGTGGTCGTCATTGGCTGAGTCGCTGCCTCACCTCTGCGTTCTCTGTCGTGCCCAGGCTGACCACCCTGCAGTGCCCGAGACCGCCGTCATCGGCTACCCCCACGACATCAAGGGAGAAGGTGCGTGTCCCCCGAGGACCCTCCTGGCCCTGGGGCCAGGGCTCCTGTAGGAGAAGCAGACTCGGTGGGCGGGGGCCGGGGCTTTCTTGTGGGTCAGGCTGCTGGTTCACGTCTCTCTCAAGTGGAGATTTTGGGTGAGGAGGCTGAACAGACACAAGTGTTAGAAAAAAGTCAGGACTCTGAAATGTCCTGGTTCTGCCGTCCTTTAAGGACACTCACCCACAAGCAGTTGTGACCTGTTTGGCCCAGCTGAGCTTGGAGAGCTTCCTCCCCGTCCACAGGGCCCTGGCGGCCCTGTCAGGGACAGTGTGTGCAAATGCCCTGTGCTGCCCACACGTCCCTCACACGTGCTCCGTCACAGCGCCCCGTGCCTTGCAGCGGCTCCTTGACTGGCCTGAGGCTCTTTGGAGGAGTCTGACCTGTGGTTCCCCCTGCACAGCGATGGGCCAGGGGAGCACAGAGCCAGTGATTGGACTGGTCCTTACTGGGGACACACTTTGTTCCAAAGTCCGCCAGTTTCTAAGCGGTGGGTCTGGGAAGGGGCAGGGTCACCCGAGTGTTGTAATGCTAGGCACGTAGCAGTCACACTGGCCCGGCCTGGCCTGGCGTGACCCAGACACTCTCTGACCTTGTGCTGCACTGCTGGGCAGACTGACTTCTACTGCCCGGCTGAATGGCCTGGGCACTCTCCCTCCTGCTGTCAGGATGCACGATGACCCAGTGTCACCTGCCTCCCAGCCACGCCTGTGTGCTCTTCTTTTGTTACTTACTGTCTCTAAGCCAACCTGTTGGAAAATTGAACACTTatttaagtgctttaaaaaagcGTTTTCAGTTGCCACAGAAGGATGTGCCCGTGAGGATGTCGCCCCTGATAACAGGGGCTGGGATGTGGGGGGCTGTTGCGGGGTCGAGGGTATGAGACAGGACGGGTCCTCGAGTGTGCGTCTCAGGGGTCTTGGGCCACATCACGCTCCCGCCAGCAGCCCTTTCCTGCATCCTAAGCCACTCTGGCGTTGCCTACCAGGCTTTGGGGGAGAATTCGTGTATCGGGTACGAGGATgtgcattttcctgatttctaACAAATTTGAGCATTTGTCCGCTTGTAAAACATGAACAACAGCAAAAGCTGTGGGTGTGTATTTGTCCCCACTGTCTCTGTTTGCACTCGATCTGACGGAGGGGAGCCCCCAGGTCTCGTGTGATTAGGACGCAGACCTGGAGAGCGACCTAAGTCCCTGCCCCGGGGGCTCATGtgctggaggggctgggggagaggggagaggcagaTGGACAGGACCAGTGGGGGTTAGGTGGTGCGCAGGGAGTGTAGCTCAGGATGGGGTGGGCTCGGTGCAGGGACGGACAGGTCAGTGAGCAAGAAGGAGGCTGTGGAGAGACCTTTGGCTTGGAGGCAGGACAGTGTGGGTCAGCGGGGAAAGGACAGACCGTCCCAAGTGGCGCTGGGACAGCGATTGCTCACGTGGAGAGAAATGGAGTTGGAGTTGGGTCCGTGTGCGAGATCATCCCCGGTGGGTTAAGGAGAAACGTGCTGGACGCCCGTGGGAGCCACTCTGATCCTCGCTGAAGTATTGAAAACAAAACCTGGTGTTTGTGCTAAAATACTGGTTGACCAGCACAGCCCAACAGAACTTCCTGCCTCGACGGAGCCATTCTTCGTCTGTGCTGTCCACATGGTGGGACCCGGCTACATGTGGCTCACGTGACTGGGGagttgcattttacatttaacttaCCTTTAAATAGCCACGGGGCTGGTGTCCACAGGCTGGACACGTGCCCAGAGACTAGTGCCTGGGCAGTGTTTCCACACCTGTCGCATGGGGTGGAGAGTGAGTCTCCTACAGCCCACGTCACGGCTGTGTCACGGGTGTGCGGACAGAGGTGAGTCACGGCTCCAGGGTCTCTCCACACGTGCCCGCCACCCGGGGCACCAGAGGAGCCAGTGGAGTCACTTCCACcttgaatgaaaatggaaatgcacCTTCGGGGCTGCAGCTAAAGGGACCAGCTGCCACAGGGTCACCGGCCTATGATTTAAAGCCCCTTTGGATATATGGCGATTTGTGTGAAACATGCTGCCCCGGGAGGTGGGTCGTGGTCTGATGCGCCTGAACCTCTGCTCTCCTTCCAGCTGCGTTCGCCTTCATCGTGTTGAAAGATGACGCGGGTGACGCAGACGTGGTGGTGAAGGAGCTCCGGTCGGTGGTGGCCTCTAAGATCGCCAAGTACGCGGTGCCCGACCAGGTCCTGGTGAGTGGACGTGCCTCAGGGGCCACAGCACTGCTCCTCCTCGCTTCCCATCATTGACGGGGGACGGTGGCAGGAGGTGGGCAAGGGCGGTGGGCTGCTGCGTCCTCGGACGGAGGGAGACACAGCCACCTGCGCAGGGGCCGGGCTGGGCCGTGGAGCATCGTGGATTGTAAACAGAGGCCTGGAGTGGGACCAGAGGTTCCCGGGCCGGTGAGGAAACACCGCCAGACCCTGCCTGGGAGCCTGTGTTGGGGTCAGTTTCAAGGAGGAGCTGGGCCACCTTCTCAGCCCTGCTGGCTTTTCACTCCTTCCTTGGCTGGGAGCTGGGCCTCGGTGGCAGGAGGGCCCAGCTTCACTCGGTGCCGTACAAGGTCAGACTGTCGGCCCGGTGACCAGAGCTTCACCTGAACTCCCCGTAGGTTAACTGGACTCTTTCAAAAGAGAGGCCACTGTTACAGGCCCCAAATGCAGCCCTTAACATATCGCCTTGACGCTGGATGCCTGTAGTTGGAAAATGTCAAAGGCTACGTTTCAAACACTAAGCAAGACATTTTCCTCTTAAGCACCCCTTGCTTCTTATGTTAGAAAAAGCCAACTACGGCCCCAGCTGGGGGAGGAGACAAGGTGCCCCGAGAATGCCTGGGAGCCTCCCGGTGTAGTGGGCAGGAGAAATGCGTGTCGGCAGTGAGGTCCACCTGGTTAGGGGAGAGCCCCCCGGTGGAGGCTCAGCTAAACCCCTGACCACGGCTGATTTCAGCTTTAGGTCCAGATGGAGGAGGGTAAAACCAGAGGCCACGGCCCCGCTGTTCTCTGGGGTGGGCTGCACGTCAGCCATTCCTGTCGGGTCCCCGGGGAGGGGTGTCCTCCCTTGAGCAGTACCCTCCTCATCTCAACGCCATCGGACACAGGCTGGGAGTCTGGGCACCACCCAAAGTCTAATGCTGCGCCTTCCCTGCCAGGTAGTGAAACGTCTTCCAAAAACTCGGTCTGGAAAAGTCATGCGGAGGCTCCTGAGGAAGATCGTCACAGGCAGAGCTCAGGACCTGGGGGACACCACCACACTGGAGGACCCCACTGTCATCACGGAGATACTGAGCGCCTACCAGGAGTACAAAGACAAGTGGGGGGCCGCCCAGTGACGATGGCTCTGCCGAGACCCCGAGCCAGGCCCCAAAATTACGCTCCTAGAACACAGCTCCCGAGTCGGCTTGTTCCTAGACGCCCCAGCGGAACCCACACTGCCCTCCACACGAAGCCCCAAGTCCCGGCCTTCCCTCTACGTGGGGACCCATGACAGGTCCTCACACAGGGTGAGCTTTCTCCCACTTGCCCTGAATTTGGTTTCCCGGTGAAAAGTCCGTCACCTCCATTCCCATGTCTTCCTGACAGCACAGGAAGGTGGAGCCCCTGTGCCTGCTCAGGTGACTGGAAACTACAAGCAGTCATGTTTTCTCCAGGTGTTTCTAGAAACGAAAggtggaaattttatttttatacttttatatttcaaaagaaaaatggtgcAAACACATATGTGCAATGTG
The sequence above is drawn from the Balaenoptera musculus isolate JJ_BM4_2016_0621 chromosome 15, mBalMus1.pri.v3, whole genome shotgun sequence genome and encodes:
- the ACSS1 gene encoding acetyl-coenzyme A synthetase 2-like, mitochondrial isoform X2; this translates as MAARCLGRGVVRLLGGLRWVGARDLAALRLWGSASVPAAPAGSYRERLALAASEPAAFWGPLARDVLVWDTPFHTVSDCDFRSGRIGWFLGGQLNVSVNCLDQHVRKSPESVALIWEQDEPGTEVRITYRELLETTCRLANTLKRHGVHRGDRVAIYMPVSPLAVAAMLACARIGAIHTVVFAGFSAGSLAGRINDAKCKVVITFNQGLRGGRVVELKKIVDEAIKLCPTVQHVLVAHRTDNKVHMGDLDIPLEQFVFDYWPGDVFGCVADIGWITGHSYVVYGPLCNGATSVLFESTPVYPDAGRYWEMVQRLKINQFYGAPTAFRLLLKFEDSWVKKYDRSSLRTLGSVGEPINQEAWEWLHRVVGDSRCTLVDTWWQTETGGICISPRPSEEGAKILPCMAMRPLFGIVPVLMDEKGNVLKGGGVSGALCLSQAWPGMARTIFGDHQRFMDAYFEAYPGYYFTGDGAYRTEDGYYQITGRMDDVINISGHRLGTAEIEDAMADHPAVPETAVIGYPHDIKGEAAFAFIVLKDDAGDADVVVKELRSVVASKIAKYAVPDQVLVVKRLPKTRSGKVMRRLLRKIVTGRAQDLGDTTTLEDPTVITEILSAYQEYKDKWGAAQ